The following proteins are co-located in the Vigna radiata var. radiata cultivar VC1973A unplaced genomic scaffold, Vradiata_ver6 scaffold_493, whole genome shotgun sequence genome:
- the LOC106780585 gene encoding uncharacterized protein LOC106780585 gives MAHPIGRVGVLEGPGGLMIEQSLIFKFKVSNNQAKYEALLVGLELARDLGAERVECRTDSQLVEGHMKGTFQIKDDQLLQYVHKAKQLKAFFEFVEIRHVPRKENSRADMFSKLASGKEKGHLSSVIRQVLEKPTVECFAISSSGMKTGWTGEIIQLIKEQDEGGSLRVADTKKIAGYCLVGDDLYRRGYTTPLLKCLEGEEAEYVVRELHVGICGRHTGGRALRARILRAGYFWPTLEEDCMAFSQKCLACQKYGNVFHAPASELHNIVSPWSFAQWGMNIVGPFPVERAFGIPKTIVTDNGRKFIDKKLMNFYKELDISAVTSSVEHPQTNGQAEATNNIIVQELKKRLGPAKEGWVDELDQVLWGYRCSPHGSIGESSFNLIYGSDAMLPVEVGEPTVRRMANDMDANEECLRKDLDVLEKRRRVAVVKNEAKKRLVAQRNSTKVRPRQFAEGDLVCRKTADARKKPEEGKLVANWDDPYIIREALQNGAHRL, from the exons ATGGCTCATCCAATAGGCAGGGTAGGGGTGCTGGAAGGACCAGGCGGCCTGATGATCGAGCAATCACTGATATTCAAGTTTAAGGTTAGTAACAATCAAGCTAAGTATGAGGCGTTGTTAGTTGGGTTGGAGTTAGCACGAGACCTGGGGGCAGAACGTGTAGAGTGTCGGACGGATTCTCAGTTGGTCGAAGGGCATATGAAGGGAACATTCCAAATTaaggatgatcaattgctacAGTATGTTCACAAGGCTAAGCAGTTGAAGgcattttttgaatttgttgaaaTTAGGCATGTACCTCGAAAGGAGAACTCCCGAGCGGACATGTTTTCCAAGCTGGCCAGTGGAAAAGAAAAGGGCCACTTGTCTTCAGTAATAAGACAAGTGTTGGAAAAACCGACCGTGGAGTGTTTCGCTATATCCAGTTCGGGAATGAAGACAGGTTGGACGGGGGAAATAATCCAGTTAATCAAAGAGCAAGACGAAGGAGGGAGTCTTCGGGTCGCGGACACGAAGAAGATTGCTGGATATTGTTTAGTGGGCGACGATCTGTACAGACGGGGTTATACAACGCCTTTGTTGAAGTGTTTGGAGGGTGAAGAGGCAGAGTATGTAGTGAGGGAGTTGCATGTGGGTATATGCGGTCGGCATACGGGTGGCCGAGCCCTTAGGGCTAGGATCCTCCGAGCGGGATACTTTTGGCCAACGTTGGAGGAGGACTGTATGGCCTTTTCCCAAAAATGTTTGGCGTGCCAAAAATATGGGAATGTCTTCCATGCACCAGCCTCTGAATTACATAACATTGTTTCTCCTTGGTCGTTCGCTCAATGGGGAATGAACATTGTTGGGCCATTCCCGGTCGAAAGAGC ATTCGGGATACCAAAGACCATTGTGACTGACAATGGTCGAAAGTTCATAGACAAGAAACTAATGAACTTTTACAAGGAGTTAGACATCTCAGCTGTGACGAGCTCGGTTGAACACCCACAGACAAACGGTCAAGCAGAGGCAACCAATAACATTATCGTTCAAGAGTTGAAGAAACGTCTTGGCCCCGCTAAAGAAGGATGGGTAGATGAGCTGGATCAGGTTTTATGGGGATACCGATGCTCCCCACATGGCTCTATAGGAGAGTCGTCGTTCAATTTAATCTATGGAAGTGATGCTATGTTACCCGTGGAGGTGGGCGAGCCAACCGTTCGGCGAATGGCAAATGATATGGATGCAAATGAAGAATGCCTGAGAAAGGATTTAGATGTgttggagaaaagaagaagggtGGCGGTCGTAAAGAATGAAGCTAAAAAAAGACTAGTAGCCCAAAGGAATAGTACAAAGGTACGACCAAGACAATTTGCGGAGGGTGATTTAGTATGCCGCAAAACGGCAGACGCAAGGAAGAAGCCAGAGGAAGGGAAGTTAGTTGCTAACTGGGATGACCCGTACATAATACGCGAAGCCCTACAGAACGGTGCTCATAGACTATAA